In one window of Streptomyces sp. FXJ1.172 DNA:
- a CDS encoding HAD family hydrolase: MTLTVGFDLDMTLIDSRPGIRACYQALSERTGTYIDADLTVTRLGPPLAEELINWFPEERIPAMVDLYREMYPTIAIDATPAMAGAREAIAAVRAVGGRTMVVTAKYEPNAKLHLAHLGLEPDVVVGDLWAEQKAQALREYGAAVYVGDHVGDVRGAHMAGALSVAVATGPCPAGDLCAAGADVVLDDLRAFPGWLDGYRSAAARA; encoded by the coding sequence ATGACTCTCACCGTCGGCTTCGACCTCGACATGACCCTCATCGACTCCCGCCCCGGCATCCGTGCCTGCTACCAGGCCCTGTCGGAGCGGACCGGGACGTACATCGACGCCGATCTGACGGTGACGCGGCTGGGGCCGCCGCTCGCCGAGGAGCTGATCAACTGGTTCCCCGAGGAGCGGATCCCCGCGATGGTCGACCTGTACCGGGAGATGTACCCGACGATCGCCATCGACGCGACCCCCGCCATGGCCGGCGCCCGTGAGGCCATAGCCGCCGTGCGGGCGGTCGGCGGCCGGACCATGGTCGTCACGGCGAAGTACGAGCCCAACGCCAAGCTGCACCTGGCGCACCTCGGCCTCGAGCCCGACGTGGTCGTGGGCGACCTGTGGGCGGAGCAGAAGGCGCAGGCGCTGCGCGAGTACGGCGCGGCCGTCTACGTCGGCGACCACGTCGGGGACGTGCGCGGGGCCCACATGGCGGGCGCCCTGTCCGTCGCCGTCGCCACCGGTCCCTGCCCGGCCGGCGACCTGTGCGCGGCCGGGGCGGACGTCGTGCTGGACGACCTGCGCGCGTTCCCGGGCTGGCTCGACGGCTACCGCTCGGCGGCGGCCCGCGCCTGA
- a CDS encoding cold-shock protein, with amino-acid sequence MPTGKVKWFNSEKGFGFLSRDDGGDVFVHSSVLPAGVDALKPGQRVEFGVVAGQRGDQALSVTVLDPTPSVAAAQRKKPDELASIVQDLTTLLENITPMLEKGRYPDKVSGKKIAGLLRAVADQLDV; translated from the coding sequence GTGCCTACCGGCAAGGTCAAGTGGTTCAACAGCGAGAAGGGCTTCGGCTTTCTCTCCCGCGACGACGGCGGTGACGTCTTCGTCCATTCCTCGGTTCTCCCCGCCGGAGTCGACGCACTCAAGCCGGGACAGCGCGTGGAGTTCGGTGTCGTCGCCGGTCAGCGCGGTGACCAGGCGCTTTCGGTGACCGTTCTCGACCCGACGCCGTCCGTCGCCGCCGCCCAGCGCAAAAAGCCGGACGAACTGGCCTCCATCGTCCAGGATTTGACGACCCTGCTCGAGAACATCACCCCGATGCTCGAGAAGGGCCGCTACCCCGACAAGGTCTCCGGCAAGAAGATTGCCGGCCTGCTGCGGGCGGTCGCCGACCAGTTGGACGTCTGA
- a CDS encoding 1,4-dihydroxy-6-naphthoate synthase: protein MTHTTHTPGEPVKIAYSPCPNDTFVFDALAHGRIPGAPALDVTFADIDITNGMAERGEFDVLKVSYAVLPYVLGEYALLPCGGALGRGCGPLVLTREPGTDLTGRTVAVPSEKSTAYLLFRLWAADTLPGRVGEIVVMPFHEIMPAVRDGKVDAGLVIHEARFTYQNYGLHKLADMGEHWERTTGLPIPLGAIIAKRSLGAQALTQLADAIRASVRAAWDDPEVSRPYVMEHAQEMDPAVADQHIGLYVNEFTAGLGEDGYAAVRGLLTRAAAEGLVPALGPDALDFP, encoded by the coding sequence ATGACGCACACGACGCACACGCCCGGTGAGCCTGTGAAGATCGCGTACTCCCCCTGCCCGAACGACACCTTCGTCTTCGACGCCCTCGCCCACGGCCGGATCCCCGGCGCCCCCGCGCTGGACGTGACCTTCGCCGACATCGACATCACCAACGGCATGGCCGAGCGCGGCGAGTTCGACGTGCTGAAGGTGTCGTACGCCGTCCTGCCGTACGTCCTCGGCGAGTACGCGCTGCTGCCGTGCGGCGGCGCGCTGGGGCGGGGCTGCGGGCCGCTGGTGCTCACGAGGGAGCCCGGGACCGACCTGACGGGCCGTACGGTGGCCGTGCCCAGCGAGAAGTCGACCGCCTATCTCCTCTTCCGGCTGTGGGCGGCGGACACGCTGCCGGGCCGGGTCGGCGAGATCGTCGTCATGCCGTTCCACGAGATCATGCCGGCCGTGCGGGACGGCAAGGTGGACGCCGGACTGGTCATCCACGAGGCCCGCTTCACGTACCAGAACTACGGGCTGCACAAGCTCGCCGACATGGGCGAGCACTGGGAGCGGACCACCGGGCTGCCGATCCCGCTGGGCGCGATCATCGCCAAGCGCTCACTGGGCGCGCAGGCCCTCACCCAGCTCGCCGACGCCATCCGCGCCTCCGTACGGGCCGCCTGGGACGACCCGGAGGTGTCCAGGCCGTACGTCATGGAGCACGCCCAGGAGATGGACCCGGCCGTGGCGGACCAGCACATCGGGCTGTACGTCAACGAGTTCACCGCCGGCCTCGGCGAGGACGGCTACGCGGCGGTCCGCGGACTGCTCACCCGCGCGGCGGCCGAGGGGCTCGTACCCGCCCTCGGGCCGGACGCCCTCGACTTTCCCTGA
- a CDS encoding futalosine hydrolase, which yields MATAVPAERDAVARAFSGTGTNTGAGTDPEGHTETRLPGAAVRRAAPGWDLLAAGVGPARAAASTASALTAAALGGTPYGLVVSAGIGGGFAPHAPVGSLVVADAITVADLGAETADGFLTVTELGFGTVTHRTPESLVRVAAAATGARTGTILTVSTVTGTAARADALCARHPGALAEGMEGFGVAEAAAAQGVPVLEIRAVSNPVGPRDRAAWRIGDALGALTEAFGNLAPVLESWNAHDAHDAHAR from the coding sequence GTGGCCACCGCGGTTCCCGCCGAACGGGACGCGGTGGCACGGGCGTTCTCCGGAACCGGCACGAACACCGGAGCCGGGACCGATCCCGAAGGGCACACGGAGACACGGCTTCCCGGAGCGGCCGTGCGCCGCGCCGCTCCCGGCTGGGACCTGCTCGCCGCCGGCGTCGGCCCGGCCCGCGCCGCCGCCTCCACCGCGTCCGCCCTCACCGCCGCCGCGCTCGGCGGCACCCCCTACGGCCTGGTCGTCTCGGCCGGGATCGGCGGCGGCTTCGCACCGCACGCGCCCGTCGGCTCGCTCGTCGTCGCCGACGCGATCACCGTGGCGGACCTGGGCGCCGAGACCGCCGACGGCTTCCTCACGGTCACCGAACTCGGCTTCGGCACCGTCACCCATCGCACGCCGGAATCACTCGTCCGGGTCGCGGCCGCGGCCACCGGCGCCCGTACCGGCACGATCCTCACCGTCTCCACCGTCACCGGCACCGCCGCCCGCGCCGACGCCCTGTGCGCCCGGCACCCCGGCGCGCTCGCCGAGGGCATGGAGGGATTCGGGGTCGCGGAGGCCGCCGCCGCGCAGGGGGTGCCGGTGCTGGAGATCCGCGCCGTCTCCAACCCGGTCGGCCCGCGCGACCGCGCCGCCTGGCGCATCGGCGACGCTCTCGGCGCCCTCACCGAGGCGTTCGGGAACCTCGCCCCCGTACTGGAGAGTTGGAACGCACATGACGCACACGACGCACACGCCCGGTGA
- a CDS encoding DUF2771 domain-containing protein, translating into MTTLQSAVRRRRAVAAAGAVSAGLLLLSACEKPTPVATVTVGRSSVNSEALCYNDGNALDAKSLAKCAKKVNDVKSITVDTDDTVRFGVDPKIADAGWVILVNGRQFTDSSKKTYRTIPGSAFFNAQYGTQGDTNTVTIQMGASSPGKGLWSFKLKKAS; encoded by the coding sequence ATGACCACGCTGCAATCCGCTGTGCGACGCCGCCGCGCCGTCGCCGCTGCCGGCGCCGTATCCGCCGGACTGCTCCTGCTCTCGGCCTGCGAGAAGCCGACGCCCGTCGCGACGGTCACCGTCGGCCGAAGCTCGGTCAACTCCGAGGCCCTGTGCTACAACGACGGCAACGCGCTCGACGCCAAGTCGCTGGCGAAGTGCGCCAAGAAGGTGAACGACGTCAAGTCGATCACGGTGGACACGGACGACACGGTCCGCTTCGGCGTCGACCCGAAGATCGCTGACGCCGGCTGGGTCATCCTGGTGAACGGCCGCCAGTTCACCGACTCCAGCAAGAAGACGTACCGCACGATCCCGGGCAGCGCGTTCTTCAACGCCCAGTACGGGACCCAGGGCGACACCAACACGGTCACCATCCAGATGGGCGCCAGCAGCCCGGGCAAGGGCCTGTGGTCCTTCAAGCTGAAGAAGGCGTCCTGA
- a CDS encoding MFS transporter codes for MKHVATADRRGVRGGGASRVGGAVRSVGRALHFPVTGAARGIRKATHAQGAGESGLGKLIELHAVNGAGDVMVTVALASTVFFSVPTDEARGRVALYLAITMAPFTVLAPVIGPLLDRLPHGRRAAMAAAMLARALLALIISGAVASGSLELYPAALGVLVASKAYGVVRSAVVPRLLPPRFSLVKANSRVTLAGLLATGAAAPVAAGLHKAGDPWPLYGAFVIFVAGTFLSFTLPPEVDSAKGEDVALLAADAEHLHGPRRKQQAKRPGLRTVGPAVTHALGANAALRCLSGFLIFFLAFLLREHPLTGESAAVSLGIVGVAAGVGNALGTAVGNWLRSRAPEIIIVTVVAVVLGTAVVAAVFFGAFLVACLTAVAGFAQALAKLALDALIQRDVPEQVRTSAFARSETLLQMAWVFGGAVGIVLPLDGTVGLFVGAAFVAVGWLATLKGLLASARHGGRPRTRVA; via the coding sequence ATGAAGCACGTGGCGACCGCGGACAGGCGTGGTGTTCGGGGTGGCGGTGCGAGCCGGGTCGGTGGCGCCGTCCGCTCCGTCGGCCGTGCCCTGCACTTCCCGGTCACCGGTGCCGCACGCGGGATCCGCAAGGCCACGCACGCCCAGGGTGCGGGCGAATCGGGGCTGGGCAAGCTGATCGAGCTGCACGCGGTGAACGGCGCCGGTGACGTGATGGTCACCGTGGCGCTCGCCTCCACCGTGTTCTTCTCCGTGCCGACCGACGAGGCGCGCGGGCGGGTAGCGCTGTATCTCGCCATCACGATGGCGCCCTTCACGGTCCTCGCCCCGGTCATCGGGCCGCTCCTGGACCGGCTGCCGCACGGGCGGCGCGCCGCCATGGCCGCGGCCATGCTGGCCCGGGCCCTGCTCGCGCTGATCATCTCGGGCGCGGTGGCGAGCGGCAGCCTGGAGCTGTATCCCGCCGCGCTGGGCGTGCTGGTCGCGTCGAAGGCGTACGGCGTGGTCCGCAGTGCGGTCGTGCCGCGGCTGCTGCCGCCCCGGTTCTCGCTCGTGAAGGCGAACTCCCGGGTCACCCTGGCCGGGCTGCTGGCCACCGGGGCCGCCGCGCCGGTCGCGGCGGGGCTGCACAAGGCCGGCGATCCGTGGCCGCTCTACGGCGCCTTCGTGATCTTCGTGGCGGGCACGTTCCTGTCGTTCACCCTGCCGCCCGAGGTCGACTCCGCCAAGGGCGAGGACGTGGCGCTGCTCGCGGCCGACGCGGAGCACCTGCACGGGCCGCGCAGGAAGCAGCAGGCGAAACGGCCGGGGCTGCGGACCGTGGGGCCGGCCGTGACGCACGCGCTCGGCGCCAACGCCGCCCTGCGCTGCCTGTCCGGCTTCCTGATCTTCTTCCTGGCCTTCCTGCTCCGCGAGCACCCGCTGACCGGGGAGAGCGCGGCGGTCTCGCTGGGGATAGTCGGCGTCGCCGCGGGGGTGGGCAACGCGCTCGGCACGGCCGTCGGGAACTGGCTGAGATCGCGCGCTCCGGAGATCATCATCGTGACCGTCGTCGCGGTGGTGCTCGGTACGGCGGTCGTGGCCGCGGTGTTCTTCGGCGCGTTCCTGGTGGCCTGTCTCACCGCGGTCGCCGGGTTCGCCCAGGCGCTGGCCAAGCTGGCCCTGGACGCGCTGATCCAGCGGGACGTGCCGGAGCAGGTGCGCACCTCCGCGTTCGCGCGCTCGGAGACCCTGCTCCAGATGGCCTGGGTGTTCGGCGGCGCCGTCGGCATCGTGCTGCCGCTCGACGGCACCGTCGGCCTGTTCGTCGGCGCCGCGTTCGTGGCCGTCGGCTGGCTGGCCACCCTGAAGGGACTGCTGGCCTCGGCCCGGCACGGCGGCCGCCCCCGGACCCGTGTGGCCTGA
- a CDS encoding DUF3027 domain-containing protein: MSAATTRSRTPDRLCAEAVDLARGAAEEAAAPGVVGEHAGLVSEGDRVVTHFFECKELGYRGWRWAVTVARASRAKVVTLDEAVLLPGPDALLAPEWVPWSERLRPGDLGPGDLLPTDQEDLRLEPGYTGEEEPSPKSPVSQEMAELAEAEDADVTPGAPAAQPTVPSRGSIAAVAEELGMRRARVLSRYGLHVAADRWEEAFGPKTAMAQAAPATCMTCGFLAPIGGSLGQAFGVCANEFAPADGRVVSLAYGCGAHSEAAVMPKPPQPAPPVVDETKVDHFPLRPARDSGSVPETGDEETAELGHS; this comes from the coding sequence GTGAGCGCAGCGACAACGCGAAGCCGCACCCCCGACCGTCTGTGCGCGGAGGCGGTCGACCTCGCCCGCGGTGCCGCCGAGGAGGCCGCCGCGCCCGGCGTGGTCGGCGAGCACGCCGGCCTGGTCTCGGAGGGCGACCGTGTTGTCACGCACTTCTTCGAGTGCAAGGAACTGGGCTACCGCGGCTGGCGCTGGGCGGTGACGGTGGCCCGCGCCTCCCGCGCCAAGGTCGTCACCCTCGACGAGGCGGTCCTGCTGCCCGGCCCCGACGCGCTCCTCGCCCCCGAGTGGGTCCCCTGGAGCGAACGCCTGCGCCCCGGCGACCTCGGCCCCGGCGACCTCCTGCCCACCGACCAGGAGGACCTGCGACTGGAGCCCGGCTACACGGGCGAGGAGGAGCCGTCGCCGAAGTCACCGGTCTCGCAGGAGATGGCGGAGCTGGCGGAGGCGGAGGACGCCGACGTCACCCCGGGCGCCCCGGCGGCCCAGCCCACGGTGCCCTCCCGGGGCTCCATCGCCGCCGTCGCCGAGGAACTGGGCATGCGCCGCGCCCGTGTCCTGTCCCGCTACGGCCTGCATGTCGCGGCCGACCGCTGGGAGGAGGCTTTCGGCCCGAAGACCGCGATGGCCCAGGCGGCCCCGGCCACCTGTATGACCTGCGGCTTCCTCGCCCCGATCGGCGGTTCCCTGGGCCAGGCCTTCGGCGTGTGCGCCAATGAGTTCGCCCCGGCCGACGGCCGTGTGGTCTCCCTCGCCTACGGCTGCGGCGCCCACTCGGAGGCCGCGGTCATGCCCAAGCCCCCGCAGCCCGCCCCGCCGGTCGTCGACGAGACCAAGGTCGACCACTTCCCCCTGCGCCCCGCCCGCGACTCCGGCTCGGTCCCGGAGACGGGCGACGAGGAGACGGCGGAACTGGGTCACTCGTAG